In a single window of the Allobranchiibius huperziae genome:
- a CDS encoding PH domain-containing protein: MADPVVGSVSRGQTFRSTSAWGYTIVVWAFCALCAVLAILQEPAPTAVRVVLSCATAALLAWAILLRPHLRVGETSVVVSNVWRTHVIPFAAIAYVRTRGLVEVVVQQGDRERVYRSWNAPGNTSRAPRASDPQARNHLRGMGIAVQGHTHALKAGSGAAGRLIEERIDAAAPGAPAGVRSTWNVAVVAAVLTAIVVTAGSWAL; this comes from the coding sequence GTGGCGGATCCCGTGGTCGGTTCGGTCTCCCGCGGACAAACGTTCCGCAGCACCTCTGCCTGGGGCTACACCATCGTCGTCTGGGCGTTCTGTGCGCTGTGCGCGGTACTGGCGATCCTGCAGGAGCCGGCACCGACCGCCGTGCGGGTGGTCCTGTCCTGCGCGACGGCGGCGCTGCTCGCATGGGCGATCCTGCTGCGCCCCCACCTGCGGGTGGGCGAGACCAGCGTCGTGGTCTCCAACGTCTGGCGCACGCACGTCATCCCCTTCGCCGCGATCGCCTACGTGCGGACCCGGGGTCTGGTCGAGGTCGTCGTGCAGCAGGGGGATCGCGAACGGGTCTACCGGTCGTGGAACGCGCCCGGCAACACCTCCCGGGCGCCGCGCGCGAGCGACCCGCAGGCCCGCAATCACCTGCGCGGTATGGGTATCGCCGTGCAGGGTCACACCCACGCGCTCAAAGCCGGCAGCGGTGCGGCTGGGCGACTCATCGAGGAGCGGATCGATGCCGCGGCGCCCGGCGCGCCCGCTGGCGTCCGCTCCACCTGGAACGTCGCCGTCGTCGCCGCGGTGCTGACGGCGATCGTCGTGACGGCGGGCTCGTGGGCGCTGTGA
- a CDS encoding ABC transporter permease: protein MSLFLLRRFINYVILTLVATTFSYILASTFENPAARYLGKNPRPSNAAIAHTLDRYGTNPNTPVLERTWHWFTQLIFHGNLGQEYDGTSVLHDMVVRSGVSLQLLLIGSILGAVLGVALGVWGAVRQYKASDQTVTYLSYLILSIPVYVLGVLLMIVATEFNGLIGTNAIVFTGQYTPGTSGFWSILLDRLSHLLLPTIALMLTSAASYSRYQRNAMLDVLSADYIRTARSKGRPRNAAMIRHGVRVALIPMSTFFAYSFGLLVAGSIFLEKIFSWHGMGELALDSVNQNDINATTGSIFYVAILILISSTLSQILYAALDPRVRI from the coding sequence ATGAGCCTCTTCCTGCTGCGTCGGTTCATCAACTACGTGATCCTCACGCTGGTGGCGACCACCTTCAGCTACATCCTGGCGAGCACCTTCGAGAACCCCGCGGCGCGCTACCTGGGCAAGAACCCCCGCCCGAGCAACGCGGCCATCGCGCACACCCTCGATCGCTATGGCACCAACCCGAACACCCCGGTGCTGGAGCGCACGTGGCACTGGTTCACCCAGCTGATCTTCCACGGCAACCTCGGCCAGGAGTACGACGGCACGAGCGTGCTGCACGACATGGTCGTGCGGTCCGGCGTCAGCCTGCAGCTCCTGCTCATCGGTTCCATCCTCGGAGCGGTGCTGGGCGTCGCGCTCGGCGTGTGGGGCGCCGTGCGCCAGTACAAGGCGAGCGACCAGACGGTGACCTATCTGTCGTATCTGATCCTGTCGATCCCGGTCTACGTGCTCGGTGTGCTGCTGATGATCGTCGCCACGGAGTTCAACGGCCTCATCGGCACCAATGCCATTGTCTTCACCGGGCAGTACACCCCGGGCACGTCCGGCTTCTGGTCGATCCTGCTGGACCGCCTGAGCCACCTGCTGCTGCCGACGATCGCGCTGATGCTCACGAGTGCCGCGTCGTACTCCCGCTATCAGCGCAACGCGATGCTCGACGTGCTGAGCGCCGACTACATCCGCACCGCCCGCTCCAAGGGCCGGCCACGCAACGCCGCGATGATCAGGCACGGCGTGCGGGTGGCGCTCATCCCGATGTCGACGTTCTTCGCCTACAGCTTCGGCCTGCTGGTCGCCGGGTCGATCTTCCTGGAGAAGATCTTCAGCTGGCACGGCATGGGCGAGTTGGCGTTGGACTCGGTCAACCAGAACGACATCAACGCCACGACGGGCTCGATCTTCTACGTGGCCATCCTGATCCTGATCAGCTCCACGCTGTCGCAGATCCTGTACGCCGCGCTCGACCCGAGAGTGAGAATCTGA
- a CDS encoding ABC transporter permease, with product MTLTNLEILEEPEPSAAPLSSSAKSAGSASRGKLIWLRLRSTSRFWIGSTIVVLLILWAIFGPIFSHLGAGDTDLLNTGVGPSGSHWFGTDGIGHDLYVETALGLRISLVIGLVGGPLGTIIAAIVGAFAGYIGGVFDKVVSWFIDLMLVLPSFFILLLISPALKKLSWVALVFFIPAFGWMIMAQVVRSSTRSLTDRDFVKAARFMGVKTGTIIFRHIIPNVASLLIIDATLGVVYAISSETALSYFGYGIQAPQISLGTLIADGTPGATTQSWLFLFPTIALVLLLFAVGLVGDALRDAVDPTSGVTRD from the coding sequence ATGACCCTCACCAACCTGGAGATCCTGGAGGAGCCGGAGCCGTCGGCCGCACCTCTCAGCAGTTCGGCCAAGAGCGCGGGCAGCGCCAGTCGCGGGAAGCTCATCTGGCTACGGCTGCGCTCGACCTCCCGCTTCTGGATCGGCAGCACGATCGTGGTTCTGCTGATCCTGTGGGCGATCTTCGGCCCCATCTTCAGCCATCTCGGCGCCGGCGACACCGACCTGCTCAACACCGGTGTCGGGCCCAGCGGTTCGCACTGGTTCGGCACGGACGGGATCGGCCACGACCTCTACGTCGAGACGGCGCTCGGGTTGCGCATCTCGCTGGTCATCGGCCTGGTGGGCGGTCCGCTCGGCACGATCATCGCTGCGATCGTGGGGGCCTTCGCGGGCTACATCGGCGGCGTCTTCGACAAGGTCGTCTCGTGGTTCATCGACCTCATGCTGGTGCTTCCCTCGTTCTTCATCCTGCTGCTGATCAGCCCGGCGCTGAAGAAGCTCTCGTGGGTGGCCCTGGTCTTCTTCATCCCGGCGTTCGGCTGGATGATCATGGCGCAGGTGGTGCGGTCCTCGACCCGATCGCTGACCGACCGCGACTTCGTGAAGGCCGCGAGGTTCATGGGAGTGAAGACCGGCACGATCATCTTCCGGCACATCATCCCGAACGTCGCCTCGCTGCTGATCATCGACGCCACGCTCGGCGTCGTCTACGCCATCAGCTCCGAGACGGCGCTGTCCTACTTCGGTTACGGCATCCAGGCACCGCAGATCTCCCTCGGCACGCTCATCGCCGACGGCACGCCGGGTGCCACCACGCAGAGCTGGCTCTTCCTCTTCCCCACCATCGCCCTGGTCCTGCTCCTCTTCGCCGTCGGTCTCGTCGGCGACGCGTTGCGCGACGCCGTCGACCCGACCTCCGGAGTCACCCGTGACTGA
- a CDS encoding dipeptide ABC transporter ATP-binding protein has product MTDAPLLEVDNLSVEFQQRGAPTVNAVRGISYHVNRGEFLGIVGESGSGKSVSSMAVMGLLPSTARVTGDIRYRGESLLERDDKALSRLRGKEIAMVFQDPLSALTPVYTVGNQITEALKLHDSGLSDKAADARVIELLNTVGIPAPERRAKAFPHEFSGGMRQRVMIAMAIANDPDLIIADEPTTALDVTIQAQILEVLQKAKEVTGAAVVLITHDLGVVAGNVDRVAVMYAGRLVETGTVEQVLTAPRMPYTMGLLRSVPNMQTAGRSRLVPMEGRPPSLAALPPGCPFEPRCPASIDACSTAEPPLVQIGGTGPAARQVACVRADEFERGTLGIADVFPRPEPVPPEEQAQVKGTKILQVTDLKRHFPLTKGVVFRKTIGSVKAVDGITFDIEEKQVLGLVGESGCGKSTTILEILELARPQSGSIELNGVDVASLSSSNRLKLRGDVQVVFQDPMAAIDPRLSIEDIVSEPLTVLGASRSERSAKVRELLETVGLDPAMSGRYPHQFSGGQRQRIGIARALATDPKLLILDEPVSALDVSIQAGVINLLQDLKDSRGLSYLFVAHDLAVVRQIADVVAVMYLGRIVELGEADNVFSHPQHPYTQALLSAVPIPDPRVERTRQRVLLEGDLPSPTQEITGCNFHGRCPLFKILDASHQERCVQTDPSLRSVHNSSVACHFAEENPLRVTGVDITEKEKS; this is encoded by the coding sequence GTGACTGATGCCCCCCTGCTCGAGGTCGACAACCTGTCGGTCGAGTTCCAGCAACGCGGAGCACCCACCGTCAACGCGGTCCGCGGCATCTCCTACCACGTCAACCGAGGCGAGTTCCTCGGCATCGTGGGGGAGTCCGGGTCGGGCAAGTCGGTCTCCTCGATGGCCGTGATGGGCCTGCTGCCGAGCACAGCCCGGGTCACCGGCGACATCCGTTACCGCGGTGAGTCGTTGCTGGAGCGAGACGACAAGGCGCTGTCGCGGCTGCGCGGCAAAGAGATCGCGATGGTCTTCCAGGACCCGCTGTCCGCGCTGACCCCCGTCTACACGGTCGGCAACCAGATCACCGAGGCGTTGAAGCTGCACGACTCCGGGCTGTCGGACAAGGCCGCCGACGCGCGCGTCATCGAGCTTCTCAACACTGTCGGCATCCCGGCACCGGAACGGCGGGCCAAGGCGTTCCCGCACGAGTTCTCCGGCGGTATGCGTCAGCGGGTCATGATCGCGATGGCCATCGCGAACGACCCCGATCTGATCATCGCAGACGAGCCGACCACGGCCCTCGACGTCACGATCCAGGCGCAGATCCTCGAGGTGCTGCAGAAGGCCAAGGAGGTGACCGGCGCCGCAGTCGTGCTCATCACCCACGACCTGGGCGTGGTGGCCGGCAACGTCGACCGGGTCGCCGTGATGTACGCCGGTCGTCTCGTGGAGACCGGCACGGTCGAGCAGGTGCTCACCGCGCCGCGGATGCCCTACACGATGGGTCTGCTGCGCTCGGTGCCCAACATGCAGACCGCCGGCCGCTCCCGGCTGGTGCCGATGGAGGGACGCCCGCCGTCGCTCGCCGCCCTGCCGCCCGGTTGCCCCTTCGAGCCGCGCTGCCCGGCCTCTATCGACGCCTGCAGCACGGCCGAGCCGCCGCTGGTGCAGATCGGCGGTACGGGCCCGGCCGCCCGCCAGGTCGCCTGCGTGCGGGCCGATGAGTTCGAGCGGGGGACGCTCGGCATCGCCGACGTCTTCCCTCGCCCCGAGCCGGTTCCGCCGGAGGAGCAGGCACAGGTCAAGGGCACCAAGATCCTGCAGGTCACCGACCTGAAGCGGCACTTCCCGCTCACCAAGGGAGTGGTGTTCCGCAAGACCATCGGCTCGGTCAAGGCCGTCGACGGGATCACCTTCGACATCGAGGAGAAGCAGGTCCTCGGGCTCGTCGGCGAGTCCGGCTGCGGCAAGTCGACGACGATCCTGGAGATCCTCGAGTTGGCCCGTCCGCAGAGCGGCTCCATCGAGCTGAACGGCGTCGACGTGGCGAGTCTGAGCTCCTCCAACCGGCTGAAGCTGCGCGGCGACGTGCAGGTGGTCTTCCAGGATCCGATGGCGGCGATCGACCCCCGACTCAGCATCGAGGACATAGTCTCCGAGCCGCTGACCGTGCTGGGCGCATCGCGTTCGGAGCGATCGGCCAAGGTGCGCGAGCTGCTGGAGACCGTCGGCCTGGATCCGGCGATGTCGGGCCGCTACCCCCACCAGTTCTCCGGTGGCCAGCGTCAGCGGATCGGCATCGCCCGGGCTCTCGCGACGGACCCCAAGCTGCTCATCCTCGATGAACCGGTCTCCGCGCTGGACGTGTCGATCCAGGCCGGTGTCATCAACCTGCTGCAGGACCTGAAGGACAGCCGCGGGCTGTCCTACCTCTTCGTGGCGCACGACCTGGCCGTCGTACGCCAGATCGCCGACGTGGTGGCCGTGATGTACCTGGGGCGCATCGTGGAGCTGGGGGAGGCGGACAACGTGTTCAGCCACCCGCAGCACCCCTACACCCAGGCGCTGCTGTCGGCCGTGCCGATCCCCGACCCCAGGGTCGAGCGGACCCGTCAGCGGGTGCTGCTGGAGGGCGACCTGCCCAGCCCGACGCAGGAGATCACGGGCTGCAACTTCCACGGGCGCTGCCCGCTGTTCAAGATTTTGGACGCATCGCATCAAGAGCGCTGCGTCCAGACGGACCCGAGCCTGCGCTCGGTCCACAACTCTTCGGTCGCCTGCCACTTCGCGGAAGAGAATCCGCTGCGGGTCACCGGGGTCGATATCACCGAGAAGGAGAAATCATGA
- a CDS encoding ABC transporter family substrate-binding protein, with product MRAKLTVATAMGVGLALSLSACGGSSGGGKSSSASGSGSKSSSASNGATSSLPPSAYTKAAYSSVKQGGTLTGEISQLPANYNNYQANGLLGDTQTIQNPITPAGGGFNFNPDGSYKINPDYIESAKIVTSSPTKIEVKLNPKGVWSDGKPITYMDEVNNWKALNNTNKKYEAATTSGWDQITAVTKGSSNYDYTVTFKTAYSDWVGYVYPALPSTVTDTPTNFNTTWATKQYPTNGPFVISKIDASAQVITETPNPRWWGRKPKLDKIVWRVIDQSSIGQSFVNKELDVVDTQANADVIKQASGRTDATLEKSGGLNWTQLTMNDSKPPFNDVNVRKAVAFGIDRTTFAKVVQKGLTVPPQTQGNGILMPGQKGYVDNFGNAYPYSTSKAEALLKQSGYTKGSDGYYAKNGQTLGFAILVPSGTPTNAQRAQLIQTFLKKIGIKVTLNTVPTAKYFSDYIQVGNYQASSFTWQGGLLPVSSSEPIYYPADGGSNYSKITGPNQGKLWAKALGDLNPTSRLKDIDAIDKDLTSYVAIIPLATSPLIWGVKKGIVNYGPTQFETIDWTQVGYSS from the coding sequence ATGAGGGCGAAGTTGACGGTTGCGACGGCTATGGGGGTGGGGCTGGCCCTCTCCCTGTCGGCGTGTGGTGGTAGCAGCGGCGGCGGCAAGTCGTCGTCGGCGTCGGGGTCGGGGTCCAAGAGCAGCAGCGCTTCGAACGGGGCGACGTCGAGCCTCCCGCCGTCGGCTTACACCAAGGCGGCGTACTCCTCGGTCAAGCAGGGCGGCACGCTGACCGGCGAGATCTCGCAGCTGCCGGCGAACTACAACAACTACCAGGCCAACGGTCTGCTGGGTGACACCCAGACGATCCAGAACCCGATCACCCCGGCCGGCGGCGGTTTCAACTTCAACCCCGACGGCTCTTACAAGATCAACCCCGACTACATCGAGTCGGCCAAGATCGTCACCTCCAGCCCGACCAAGATCGAGGTGAAACTCAACCCGAAGGGCGTGTGGTCCGACGGCAAGCCGATCACCTACATGGACGAGGTCAACAACTGGAAGGCCCTCAACAACACCAACAAGAAGTACGAGGCCGCCACGACCTCCGGGTGGGACCAGATCACCGCGGTCACCAAGGGGTCCAGCAACTACGACTACACGGTGACCTTCAAGACCGCGTACTCGGACTGGGTCGGCTACGTCTACCCGGCGCTGCCGTCGACCGTGACGGACACGCCCACGAACTTCAACACGACGTGGGCCACCAAGCAGTACCCGACCAACGGCCCGTTCGTGATCAGCAAGATCGACGCCAGCGCGCAGGTCATCACCGAGACCCCGAACCCGCGGTGGTGGGGTCGTAAGCCCAAGCTGGACAAGATCGTCTGGCGCGTCATCGACCAGAGCTCGATCGGCCAGTCGTTCGTCAACAAGGAACTGGACGTCGTCGACACCCAGGCGAACGCCGACGTGATCAAGCAGGCGTCCGGTCGCACCGACGCCACCCTGGAGAAGTCCGGTGGCCTCAACTGGACCCAGCTGACGATGAACGACAGCAAGCCGCCGTTCAACGACGTGAACGTCCGCAAGGCCGTCGCCTTCGGCATCGACCGCACCACGTTCGCCAAGGTTGTGCAGAAGGGCCTGACGGTCCCGCCGCAGACGCAGGGCAACGGCATCCTGATGCCCGGCCAGAAGGGGTACGTCGACAACTTCGGCAATGCCTACCCGTACTCGACCTCCAAGGCGGAGGCACTGCTGAAGCAGTCGGGCTACACCAAGGGCAGCGACGGCTACTACGCGAAGAACGGCCAGACCCTGGGGTTCGCGATCCTGGTGCCCTCGGGTACCCCGACGAACGCCCAGCGCGCCCAGCTGATCCAGACCTTCCTGAAGAAGATCGGCATCAAGGTCACGCTGAACACCGTCCCGACGGCGAAGTACTTCAGCGACTACATCCAGGTCGGCAACTACCAGGCGAGCAGCTTCACCTGGCAGGGCGGTCTGCTGCCGGTGTCCTCCAGCGAGCCGATCTACTACCCGGCCGACGGTGGTTCGAACTACTCCAAGATCACCGGCCCGAACCAGGGCAAGCTGTGGGCGAAGGCGCTGGGCGACCTGAACCCGACCTCGCGGCTGAAGGACATCGACGCCATCGACAAGGACCTCACGTCGTACGTCGCGATCATCCCGCTGGCCACGAGCCCGCTCATCTGGGGTGTGAAGAAGGGCATCGTGAACTACGGGCCCACCCAGTTCGAGACGATCGACTGGACCCAGGTCGGCTACTCCAGCTGA
- a CDS encoding ABC transporter permease subunit, with amino-acid sequence MIIESPDAASAPGEGDSAKEIEGKSPRQLAWMHLRRDKVTLGAGVVAALGILIAIAAPILVKLGAIDNANDTHPNLLTDSGQTQGAFSGASWSHPLGVTPQNGSDLLDRLLLGTTYSLVIAVGATVITLLLGTIVGIISGYIGGKTDYWLGRLIDLVLCFPQTLMLLALAPTFVDLLSNRFGVPAGATAHATFAILVLGLFGWPLFARVVRGQVLSLRQREFIEAATSLGATRRRIYIKELLPNLWAPFLVYGSLYIPQYISAEAALAYLGVSIQPPTPTLGNILNAAIGYIQTDSTFFLEPAVVIVVLVLAFNLLGDGLRDAFDPRSDR; translated from the coding sequence GTGATCATCGAAAGTCCCGACGCAGCATCCGCACCGGGTGAAGGCGACAGTGCCAAGGAGATCGAGGGCAAGTCGCCCCGGCAATTGGCCTGGATGCACCTTCGGCGCGACAAGGTCACGCTCGGTGCCGGCGTGGTCGCCGCGCTGGGGATCCTCATCGCGATCGCAGCACCGATCCTCGTCAAGCTGGGAGCGATCGACAACGCGAACGACACGCATCCGAATCTGCTGACCGACAGCGGACAGACCCAGGGTGCGTTCAGCGGCGCCTCGTGGTCCCACCCCTTGGGTGTCACTCCGCAGAACGGTTCGGACCTGCTCGACCGGCTGCTGCTCGGTACGACCTACTCCCTGGTCATCGCCGTGGGCGCCACCGTCATCACGCTCCTGCTCGGCACCATCGTCGGCATCATCTCCGGCTACATCGGCGGCAAGACCGACTACTGGCTGGGCCGCCTGATCGACCTGGTGCTGTGCTTCCCGCAGACGCTGATGCTGTTGGCGCTCGCCCCGACGTTCGTGGACCTGCTGAGCAACCGGTTCGGCGTCCCCGCGGGCGCCACCGCGCACGCCACCTTCGCCATCCTGGTCCTCGGACTCTTCGGCTGGCCGCTGTTCGCCCGCGTGGTCCGCGGACAGGTGCTCTCGCTGCGCCAGCGGGAGTTCATCGAGGCCGCCACGAGCCTGGGCGCGACGCGGCGCCGGATCTACATCAAGGAGCTGCTGCCCAACCTGTGGGCGCCGTTCCTGGTCTACGGCTCGCTCTACATCCCGCAGTACATCTCCGCCGAGGCCGCACTGGCATACCTGGGAGTGAGCATCCAGCCGCCCACCCCCACGCTCGGCAACATCCTCAACGCCGCGATCGGCTACATCCAGACCGACTCGACCTTCTTCCTCGAGCCGGCCGTCGTGATCGTGGTCCTGGTGCTGGCGTTCAACCTGCTGGGCGATGGTCTGCGCGACGCGTTCGACCCCCGATCCGACCGCTGA
- a CDS encoding ABC transporter substrate-binding protein, with translation MLRANKSLTLVGVSVVGAALALSACGGGGSTKNGGTSTKKGGTLTYQYAGSPVTSWDPQNSYIGVDLTNESRLFSRSLVQLSTTNTAAAAAKPVPDLATNTGTSSNGAKTWKFTLKSGVKWQDGSAVTCDDVKYGAERSFAPAAAGGPTYAKTYLGLSKYAGPGTAGQSDFDKQVTCSGNTITYNFKLAWPDFPLAIASLREFDPYKKSQDKGTKSNYTVFSDGPYKLQGSWVTGTGGTFVRNPEYSASTDGVRKALPDKIIFKDNTNQVTTISSLIQDNPADQAAVTYINVPSASFSQTTGANVKDRVDNVGTTYIDYLQPNMKRMTNPKVRQALAMATDQNAYIKALGGSAYGTAAYSLLNPTVTGYQLNSTFKSEITGNAAAAKKILQSAGVPMPYPIKYTYSNNTANATSQAQALAATWDQAGFKVTLNAVSAHYYPTIRTPSDNSDVYWASWSQDWAAASTILPPLFDARINLSSSSKSSDYGSYSSNTVNSLFDKAAQQTSQSAAASVYNEADTQLAKDLAYIPLAQRKFVLVYGSKVTNFQAGPVTASYPDLGVIGVKQ, from the coding sequence ATGCTCCGAGCGAACAAATCACTCACGCTGGTCGGTGTCAGCGTGGTGGGCGCTGCTCTTGCCCTCTCCGCCTGCGGCGGTGGCGGCAGCACCAAGAACGGCGGCACCAGCACCAAGAAGGGCGGCACGCTGACCTACCAGTACGCGGGCAGCCCGGTCACCTCGTGGGATCCGCAGAACAGCTACATCGGTGTCGACCTGACCAACGAGTCGCGCCTGTTCTCCCGGAGCCTGGTGCAGTTGTCCACCACCAACACCGCCGCGGCGGCCGCGAAGCCGGTCCCGGACCTCGCGACCAACACGGGCACGAGTTCCAACGGGGCCAAGACCTGGAAGTTCACCCTCAAGTCGGGCGTGAAGTGGCAGGACGGCAGCGCCGTCACCTGTGACGACGTCAAGTACGGCGCCGAGCGCAGCTTCGCGCCGGCTGCCGCGGGTGGCCCGACGTACGCCAAGACCTACCTCGGTCTGTCCAAGTACGCGGGTCCCGGCACGGCCGGTCAGTCCGACTTCGACAAGCAGGTGACCTGCTCGGGCAACACCATCACCTACAACTTCAAGCTGGCGTGGCCGGACTTCCCGCTGGCGATCGCGTCGCTGCGTGAGTTCGACCCGTACAAGAAGTCGCAGGACAAGGGCACCAAGAGCAACTACACCGTCTTCTCCGACGGCCCGTACAAGCTGCAGGGCTCGTGGGTCACCGGTACCGGCGGCACGTTCGTGCGCAACCCGGAGTACTCGGCCTCGACCGACGGCGTCCGCAAGGCGCTGCCGGACAAGATCATCTTCAAGGACAACACCAACCAGGTCACCACGATCAGCAGCCTGATCCAGGACAACCCTGCTGACCAGGCAGCCGTCACGTACATCAACGTGCCGTCGGCCAGCTTCTCGCAGACCACCGGTGCCAACGTCAAGGACCGCGTCGACAACGTGGGCACGACGTACATCGACTACCTGCAGCCGAACATGAAGCGGATGACCAACCCGAAGGTGCGTCAGGCGCTGGCCATGGCCACCGACCAGAACGCGTACATCAAGGCCCTCGGCGGGTCGGCGTACGGAACGGCGGCGTACTCGCTGCTGAACCCGACCGTCACCGGTTACCAGCTGAACAGCACCTTCAAGTCGGAGATCACCGGTAACGCGGCCGCCGCCAAGAAGATCCTGCAGTCGGCCGGCGTCCCGATGCCCTACCCGATCAAGTACACCTACTCCAACAACACCGCGAACGCCACGTCGCAGGCACAGGCCCTCGCGGCCACCTGGGACCAGGCAGGCTTCAAGGTCACGTTGAACGCGGTGTCGGCGCACTACTACCCGACCATCCGGACGCCCAGTGACAACTCGGACGTCTACTGGGCCAGCTGGAGCCAGGACTGGGCGGCAGCGTCCACGATCCTCCCGCCGCTGTTCGATGCGCGCATCAACCTGTCGTCCTCGAGCAAGAGCTCGGACTACGGCAGCTACAGCAGCAACACGGTGAACAGCCTGTTCGACAAGGCCGCTCAGCAGACCAGCCAGTCGGCTGCGGCGTCCGTCTACAACGAGGCGGACACCCAGTTGGCCAAGGACCTGGCCTACATCCCCCTGGCACAGCGCAAGTTCGTGCTGGTGTACGGCTCGAAGGTCACCAACTTCCAGGCCGGTCCCGTCACGGCCTCCTACCCCGACCTCGGAGTCATCGGCGTCAAGCAGTAG